GTGTTCGCCGCCGTGCTCGCCCAGGCGGGAGCCGTCGCCGGCGTCTGGGTGCGCGCCCGCAACAAGAACCTCAAGTCCCTCGCCGCTCCCGCGACGCTCTCCGGCTTCCTCGCCGGCATCACCGAGCCCGCGATCTACGGCATCAACCTGCCCCTCAAGCGGCCGTTCGCCTTCGGCGTCGCCGGCGGCGCCCTCGGCGGCGCGATCATCGCGCTGGGCGGTGTCTTCTCCAAGGCGTTCGTCGTCCCCTCCGGTCTCGCCATCACCGCCCTGCTCGGCAACGGCAACATGGTGATGCTCGGTCTCGGCCTGCTCGTCGCGATCGTGCTGCCGTTCGCGCTCGTGGTGATCGTCGGATTCAAGGAGCCCGCCGACGACGCCGCACCCGCCGCCGTCCCGGTCGCCGCGAACGACGTCACGGTGCTCGCCCCCGTCGACGGCACCGTCATCGCGCTGAACGAGGTGGCCGATGCAGCCTTCGCCGACGGCGCGCTCGGCCAGGGCGTCGCGATCCAGCCGCGCTCCGGCGCCGTCTACGCGCCGTTCGCGGGCACCGTCGTCGCCGCCTTCCCGACCGGTCATGCGTTCGGTCTGCGTCACGCCGACGGTACCGAGGTGCTGATCCACATCGGCCTGGACACCGTGAAGCTCGGCGGCGCCCACTTCTCCGTGAAGGTGGCCGCCGGACAGCAGGTGGCCGCCGGCGATCTGCTCGTCGAGTTCGACGGTGACGCCATCGAGAAGGCCGGCTACGACCTCACCACCCCCGTCATCGTGACCAACCCCGACCTGTACCCCGCCATCGCAGATGCCGCGTCCGGCCCGATCGCCCACGGTGAGCCCCTGTTCACCGCCGTGTCGGTCGACTCGGTCGCCGCGACGAAGTGACCGCGGACACAAGGAGAATCATCATGAGCACCACCGCACCCGCCTTCCCCGAGGGTTTCCTCTGGGGCGGTGCCACCGCCGCCAACCAGCTGGAGGGCGCCTACCGCGAGGGGGGCAAGGGCCTGTCGGTCCAGGACGTCATGCCCCACGGCATCGTCGGCCCGCGCACCGCGGGCCCCACCGACGACAACCTCAAGCTGGTCGGCATCGACCACTATCACCGCTACGCCGAAGACATCGCACTGTTCGCGGAGATGGGCTTCACGACGTACCGGTTCTCGATCGCATGGAGCCGCATCTTCCCGAAGGGCGACGAAACGGAGCCCAACGAGGAGGGTCTGGCGTTCTACGACCGCCTGCTCGACGAGCTCGAGAAGCACGGCATCGAGCCGCTCGTCACGATCTCGCACTACGAGACGCCGCTGCATCTCGCCGAGACCTACGACGGATGGACCGACCGCCGGCTCATCGGCTTCTACGAGCGCTACGCCCGTACCCTCTTCGAGCGTTTCGGCGCCCGGGTGAAGTACTGGCTGACCTTCAACGAGATCAACTCGCTGCTGCACGCGCCGTTCATGTCGGGCGGCATCAACACCCCGAAGGATCAGCTCAGCGCACAGACCCTCTACCAGGCCATGCATCACGAGCTCGTCGCCTCGGCGCGGGCCACCCGGATCGCACGGGAGGTCGCCCCGAACGCCCAGATCGGGTGCATGGTGCTGTCGATGCCGGTCTACCCGCTGACGCCCTCACCGGCCGACGCACGGGAGGTCATG
The sequence above is a segment of the Microbacterium sp. PM5 genome. Coding sequences within it:
- a CDS encoding glycoside hydrolase family 1 protein; translated protein: MSTTAPAFPEGFLWGGATAANQLEGAYREGGKGLSVQDVMPHGIVGPRTAGPTDDNLKLVGIDHYHRYAEDIALFAEMGFTTYRFSIAWSRIFPKGDETEPNEEGLAFYDRLLDELEKHGIEPLVTISHYETPLHLAETYDGWTDRRLIGFYERYARTLFERFGARVKYWLTFNEINSLLHAPFMSGGINTPKDQLSAQTLYQAMHHELVASARATRIAREVAPNAQIGCMVLSMPVYPLTPSPADAREVMAFDHSNLVYGDVHTRGAYPGYFLRTLREKGIELEITEQDREDLQNTVDFVSFSYYMSVAATADPAKKVTGEGNIMGGVPNPTLEASEWGWQIDPVGLRLVLNQFWDRWQKPLFIVENGLGAKDELVEIDGVKTVVDDYRIAYLNDHLVQVGEAIADGVNVLGYTSWGCIDLVSASTAQLSKRYGFIYVDRNDDGSGTLDRYKKKSFHWYADVIRTNGGALTV